A window of the Megalopta genalis isolate 19385.01 chromosome 2, iyMegGena1_principal, whole genome shotgun sequence genome harbors these coding sequences:
- the Ppa gene encoding F-box and leucine rich repeat protein partner of paired — MEESHLLMTELPALTANRGTTLLHRSGHYYQLHQPHLAIPTSQSQAILYNTSNAAHYTSGTPSLPAYAQGLSRQQSQANRESIAASTHISCLYPEILALIFSYLEVRDKGRAAQVCVAWRDAAYHRSVWRGVEAKLHLRKQAPALFASLVKRGVKRVQVLSLRRGLGDVLKGVPNLESLNLSGCYNVNDLALMKAFSQEYTTLTELNLSLCKQVSDISLTWISKYLQNLEHLELGGCRNITNDGLLCISWYLKKLKRLDLRSCWQVCNDGIAYVAGILPQTPGANFLMEQLAGIVDFNPAGGNFALEYLSLQDCQRVTDEALRHLSTGLTTLKYINLSFCVCIGDTGVKHLAKMSSLRELNLRSCDNISDVGMAYLAEGGSRVSSLDVSFCDKISDQALVHISQGLFNLKSLSLSACQISDEGICKIAQTLHDLETLNIGQCSRLTDKGLYTIAESMKHLKCIDLYGCTRISTNGLEKIMKLPQLSTLNLGLWHVR; from the coding sequence ATGGAGGAAAGTCATCTGTTGATGACGGAACTTCCGGCGTTAACGGCGAACCGAGGCACGACGTTGCTTCATCGTTCGGGACACTATTATCAATTACATCAGCCGCACCTGGCGATCCCGACATCGCAGAGCCAGGCAATTCTTTACAACACGAGTAACGCGGCGCATTATACTAGCGGCACACCGAGCTTGCCAGCGTACGCGCAAGGTCTCTCGAGACAACAGTCTCAGGCGAATCGCGAGAGCATCGCGGCCAGTACCCACATTTCGTGCCTCTATCCCGAAATTCTGGCCCTGATTTTCAGCTATCTGGAGGTTAGGGACAAAGGACGCGCGGCACAAGTGTGCGTCGCGTGGAGGGACGCGGCGTATCACAGGTCCGTCTGGCGCGGAGTCGAGGCGAAATTGCATCTAAGGAAACAGGCACCGGCGTTGTTCGCTAGTCTGGTCAAGAGGGGGGTGAAAAGGGTCCAAGTGTTGTCGCTGAGAAGAGGCCTGGGCgatgttttgaaaggtgtaCCGAACTTGGAGTCCCTGAACCTCTCCGGCTGTTACAACGTCAACGACTTGGCCCTGATGAAAGCCTTTTCCCAGGAGTACACTACCCTGACGGAACTGAATTTGTCCTTGTGCAAACAAGTATCGGACATTTCGCTAACTTGGATATCGAAATACTTGCAGAATCTCGAGCATCTGGAGCTCGGCGGTTGCAGAAACATTACCAACGATGGACTGTTGTGCATATCGTGGTACCTAAAGAAACTAAAGAGACTCGATTTACGAAGTTGTTGGCAAGTGTGCAACGACGGTATCGCTTACGTGGCCGGTATTCTTCCCCAGACACCAGGAGCGAATTTTTTAATGGAACAGTTGGCCGGCATCGTGGACTTCAACCCGGCTGGCGGCAACTTCGCCCTGGAATATCTCAGTCTTCAGGATTGTCAACGGGTCACCGACGAGGCGCTCCGGCATTTATCCACCGGCTTGACCACACTGAAGTACATCAATCTTTCGTTCTGCGTCTGTATAGGCGACACGGGGGTCAAACACCTCGCCAAGATGTCCAGCCTGAGAGAGCTGAATCTTCGATCCTGCGACAACATTTCGGACGTCGGGATGGCTTATCTCGCGGAAGGCGGCAGCCGGGTTTCATCGTTAGACGTGTCGTTCTGCGACAAGATCAGCGACCAGGCGCTTGTTCACATCTCCCAGGGACTTTTTAACTTGAAGTCTCTCTCGTTGTCTGCCTGCCAAATCAGCGACGAGGGGATCTGCAAGATCGCTCAGACATTGCACGACTTGGAGACGCTCAACATCGGTCAGTGTAGTAGGCTAACGGACAAAGGGCTCTACACGATCGCGGAGAGCATGAAACACCTGAAATGCATCGACCTTTACGGATGCACCAGGATAAGTACCAACGGACTCGAAAAAATTATGAAACTGCCTCAGCTGAGTACGTTGAATCTTGGTCTATGGCACGTGCGGTGA